The DNA segment AGGAATTCGTATCATTTCAGGGAGAAGCCCGTAGCTGAGCATACATAGAACGGAGTAGCTAAAGGAGTTTCTGTGTGTCCGCCATCTCCAACACTTCGATGTGACTTTTGCGCCGAACGCACAGCCTCGCTTGCTTCGTCAAGATATTAAACCTCTCGCAGCGTCTGCGCTACATTCTCCATCTACTGGAGGCGAGAGTCCAATGGGTTGGTGCGGGTTCCCCAGTAGGTGAGGAAGAGCGAGAGACCGACAGTCTCGAAGACGCGGGCGAGAGCTCCAACGGCGACGGTGTCGAGTGGGCGCTTCTCAGTGGCGATTTGTGCGATGAACTGCGAGCACGTTAGATGATTGCGGTACTGAGGGTGAATGAATTTGATGACTTACCGATGGGGCAgacgaagcgaagaagatcaGACCGCCGAGGTAAGCAGCTCCCTTGTAGGACAGAGTACCGGTAGCGTTGATGAGAGCACCAACACCATATGACTGGATGGCAGAGCCGACGAGCGAAGTTCCCCAGGCGGCGCCAGCAGATGCGGCCTCCTTTGACTTGAAGAACTCCTCAGAGCTGTTGGCGGCTTGTGCCTTGCGGTAGGTCTCGCCGAAGACTGGGCCGAGGATGGCGAGCGATGCGACGTGGTTGAAGACGGTGCCGAGGGCGATAGCCGATGGCTTGACTGGTGGGAGGTCTGCGAAGAGATGTGTGTTAGTGATGTGCGACGGATGGTATTCTGCTCAGACCGCCAAACAAACAAAGGTGTTTGAGAGCTGGCGAGGAAGCAGGGCACGGGAGTGACGTACAGTGCAGAGTGGCCATTGTGGAGGTGGTGTGTGGTATGGAGTTGTTTGGGTGGTGTGATGAGGTTGATTGAAGTGTTTCGGTGGGTTGGATGGATTGTTATTGgggagagggagagaagatgaagcaagCAGGCGGTGGTGCAAGTGATGGCGGATGGGCGAGCTCTGGCTGGGCGGCGCGACGTCACCATCACGATCACgattgtcgctgtcgctatGGAAAGCCACGCGATCAAAGCCACAATCTGGTCCGCGCGCTGCCTCCGCCACCCATTTCACTCGTCCTGTGCCGAAGCCAATGATGGTACGATCTCCATTCTCTCCACCGCTCCACTGCAATTATCCTGATTTGCACGTCGTGTCTTGCTGAAGACGACATGGCGTGCACGTCTCGCGTTCGCAGCAAGGTGCCGTGGAGCTCTGCCCGCCTACCCCTGCAAAAGTCGTCATAGCTCTCCACGCCGGGCTCAAGACCGCAAACAGCCAGAGCATGATGAGAGGCGTGATGTAAAATGGAGCAGGACGTGAAGATGTTGTTCATTATAGTCCCAGGGAGGAGACTCTCTACTTCAATCGTACTTGATGAACCCAAGCCACGCCGAATTAGCACTTCCAAGCGCCTTCTGCATAGGCTTCAAGACATCCTCCACTTGTTCCCACGACATATTATGGTCTCGTCCCATCCTACAAACCATATCAAACATCGCCGCAGCAGTATTCGAAAAGGCTGCGGGATACTCCTTCTCCACGTTCGGAAGCCCAAGACACTTCCGATGATAATATTTCTCCAACCAGAACATCAGATTTGGCCAAAGTTGCCTTTCCTTGGGCACGAAAATTCTCTGTCCTGGACCAGAATGCGGATCTCGAAAATCTTCGGGGATCTGGAGAAGTGGTTCATATATGAGGTTTAATCTTACGTTGGCTATGAGGCGCCGGGAGAGCGAGGCTTGGCACCAGGCAATGTATGTGCTTGCATCCAAGTTCTGTATCTCGAATATGAATTTATTCTGTTTGTAGTAGACCGATGAGGCTTCTGCTCGG comes from the Cercospora beticola chromosome 4, complete sequence genome and includes:
- a CDS encoding uncharacterized protein (antiSMASH:Cluster_11), whose product is MATLHYLPPVKPSAIALGTVFNHVASLAILGPVFGETYRKAQAANSSEEFFKSKEAASAGAAWGTSLVGSAIQSYGVGALINATGTLSYKGAAYLGGLIFFASSAPSFIAQIATEKRPLDTVAVGALARVFETVGLSLFLTYWGTRTNPLDSRLQ
- a CDS encoding uncharacterized protein (antiSMASH:Cluster_11) gives rise to the protein MASGVAGSDSIPSLLRLPAELRDEIYRLATPLAPDAWEFTFTSANRPSEPPLLFVNRQIRAEASSVYYKQNKFIFEIQNLDASTYIAWCQASLSRRLIANVRLNLIYEPLLQIPEDFRDPHSGPGQRIFVPKERQLWPNLMFWLEKYYHRKCLGLPNVEKEYPAAFSNTAAAMFDMVCRMGRDHNMSWEQVEDVLKPMQKALGSANSAWLGFIKYD